The following coding sequences lie in one Haematobia irritans isolate KBUSLIRL chromosome 3, ASM5000362v1, whole genome shotgun sequence genomic window:
- the LOC142228560 gene encoding uncharacterized protein LOC142228560 — MAMHHNAMLPGTAKFQSRPSSPPFAGFSPPTDYPHPHGQDAVAAVHMQQQAMVQQQQQQLQHLQQQQQQQFQQNHFHSMAGRHSGRNMNATASMKKRSASSSRGQHMVNSNTMAGGMISAVGAGSLGHHRGDLIFPDESDTIEFCMPPQPGSSNGIGHGISSELLLTHGKNGLCTGEAFAERRRRGHSRRSNHKMDVEQQVKWSRNNIAATMERFEPTQHHSSSSTSSLEYGFAASVVTPSSTPSHHSQHQISPAPSQTFQSATTSNVAPYNHVYSYAYYEPGAAKCHTNVPQKEEAAAAAAAAIVPANGQTVGAAAGATAGSSKSPTRNSIRALLARSFRSKPKNPPSTSSSPSGADDRHNYTTRYGTTENLYEEVNDQKIRKVLSDNRIVKSNVIEEIRRVQHNHFRVLDELNLSLEALIMPETPPDISPNVEVPEGPPVASANVAAVLATPTSTAQKPRRGGLLGGAASTSSSTVSSSQPRTLSHASLENLSSTFNSIELKDHAHLSCINPEFDEGDLDSGFSGSGSSSGASYNESLRYYKSGHTPNHHPHHTMHHHQVQLHNHQVQLHPTQHQQQQQQQHHHQQPTTLPHNVRSCRSSTASGSSTSKSSTVSSEDQGIAMMTSLGSCGTAVTSPASPFHYNRCCAADMQRASGRSASDSSATGAKPKKNFWKIKP; from the exons ATGGCTATGCACCATAATGCCATGTTACCGGGTACGGCGAAATTTCAATCGCGACCCTCTTCACCACCATTTGCCGGATTTTCGCCACCCACCGATTATCCACATCCTCATGGCCAGGATGCTGTCGCTGCGGTTCATATGCAGCAACAGGCGATGgtgcagcagcaacagcaacagtTGCAGCATCttcaacaacagcagcaacagcaattTCAGCAAAATCATTTCCATTCGATGGCTGGCCGTCATTCGGGTCGTAATATGAATGCCACCGCCAGCATGAAAAAGAGATCAGCCTCATCGTCACGTGGTCAACACATGGTCAATTCTAATACCATGGCTGGTGGTATGATATCAGCCGTTGGAGCAGGTAGTTTGGGCCATCATCGAGGAGATTTAATCTTCCCCGACGAATCTGATACCATAGAGTTTTGTATGCCTCCGCAACCGGGCTCATCGAATGGCATTGGCCATGGCATTAGTAGTGAACTACTGTTGACACATGGCAAAAATGGTCTGTGTACGGGTGAGGCATTTGCCGAGCGACGAAGGAGAGGTCACAGTCGACGGAGTAATCATAAAATGGATGTTGAACAACAG GTGAAATGGTCTCGCAACAATATTGCTGCCACAATGGAACGTTTCGAACCGACCCAACATCATTCGTCCTCATCAACTTCATCGTTGGAATATGGTTTTGCAGCCAGTGTGGTGACACCTTCATCAACACCATCGCATCATTCACAGCATCAAATTTCACCCGCTCCTTCACAAACATTTCAGAGTGCCACCACGTCGAATGTGGCACCCTATAATCATGTGTATTCCTATGCCTATTATGAACCCGGTGCTGCCAAGTGTCATACGAATGTACCACAAAAAGAGGAGGCTGCTGCAGCAGCCGCTGCTGCCATTGTACCAGCAAATGGGCAAACTGTTGGAGCGGCGGCGGGAGCAACGGCTGGTTCCTCAAAAAGTCCAACCCGCAATTCGATTCGTGCCCTTCTGGCTCGAAGTTTTCGGTCGAAACCCAAAAATCCTCCCTCGACTTCATCATCGCCCAGTGGGGCAGATGATCGTCACAATTACACCACACGCTATGGCACCACGGAGAATCTTTATGAAGAGGTCAACGATCAAAAGATACGTAAAGTACTCTCCGATAATCGCATAGTTAAGTCCAATGTCATTGAGGAGATACGAAGAGTTCAACACAATCACTTTAGGGTATTGGATGAACTGAACCTATCGTTGGAAGCTTTAATAATGCCCGAAACTCCGCCAGACATTAGTCCAAATGTGGAAGTGCCCGAAGGTCCCCCAGTGGCCAGTGCGAATGTGGCAGCCGTCTTGGCAACACCCACATCTACGGCGCAAAAACCAAGGCGCGGGGGGCTGCTGGGTGGAGCAGCTTCCACATCCTCGTCAACAGTGTCTTCTTCACAGCCGCGTACCTTGTCTCACGCCAGCCTAGAGAATCTTTCGTCGACTTTTAATTCAATCGAACTGAAAGATCACGCCCATTTGTCGTGTATAAATCCGGAATTTGATGAAGGCGATTTGGATAGTGGCTTCAGTGGCAGTGGCAGTAGTAGTGGAGCCAGTTACAATGAAAGTCTGCGTTACTATAAATCCGGCCATACTCCCAATCACCATCCCCATCACACTATGCATCATCATCAGGTGCAGCTGCACAATCATCAGGTGCAATTACATCCCACACAacatcagcagcagcagcaacagcagcacCACCATCAACAACCCACCACTTTACCCCACAATGTACGCAGTTGTCGATCGTCGACGGCATCCGGTTCGTCAACTTCCAAAAGTAGCACGGTCTCGTCCGAGGATCAGGGTATTGCCATGATGACATCGTTAGGTAGCTGTGGAACAGCTGTGACCTCACCAGCATCGCCCTTTCATTACAATCGCTGTTGTGCCGCCGATATGCAGCGAGCGTCAGGGCGTTCGGCGTCTGATTCCTCAGCGACGGGTGCTAAACCAAAAAAGaacttttggaaaataaaaccgTGA